In Phyllopteryx taeniolatus isolate TA_2022b chromosome 13, UOR_Ptae_1.2, whole genome shotgun sequence, the following are encoded in one genomic region:
- the acvr1l gene encoding activin receptor type-1, whose translation MAARSVRVLLLLSLWARPTSAESSEGQLLCLCDSPECLQEQCRGTRCFSSVRVGSGGVVFERGCLEGPKKTRLHCSTAPSSHQAIRCCSRHLCNGNTTRSAVMALLPSAPQGEPVGYGVGTLALLALGPTAALALLSAASALACRRLHRGRLRRLQEFDTEQGAVDGLIASNVGDSTLADLLDHSCTSGSGSGLPFLVQRTVARQISLMECVGKGRYGEVWRGQWQGENVAVKIFSSRDEKSWFRETEIYNTVLLRHENILGFMGSDMTSRNSSTQLWLITHYHENGSLYDYLQRVAVETCEGLGMAASAASGLVHLHTEILGTEGKPAIAHRDLKSKNILVTKELRCCIADLGLAVTHSQADNLLDVGNNPKVGTKRYMAPEVLDESIQAGCFDAFKRVDIWAFGLVLWEIARRTYSNGIVEEYKPPFYDQVPNDPSFEDMRKVVCVEQQRPFVPNRWFSDPTLSSLVKLMKECWYQNPSARLTALRIKKTLDKIHSSLDKVKDS comes from the exons ATGGCTGCGAGGAGCGTCCGCGTCCTGCTGCTGCTCTCCCTGTGGGCCCGGCCCACATCAGCGGAGAGCTCAG AGGGTCAGCTGCTGTGCCTTTGCGACAGTCCCGAGTGCCTGCAGGAGCAGTGTCGCGGCACGCGCTGCTTCTCGTCCGTGCGGGTGGGCTCCGGCGGCGTGGTGTTCGAGCGCGGCTGCCTGGAGGGTCCCAAGAAGACGCGGCTGCACTGCTCCACGGCGCCCTCCTCCCACCAGGCCATCCGCTGCTGCTCGCGCCACCTGTGCAACGGCAACACCACCAGGAGCGCCGTCATGGCCTTGCTGCCTTCAG CTCCGCAGGGCGAGCCGGTGGGGTACGGCGTGGGCACGCTGGCTCTCCTGGCGCTGGGCCCGACGGCGGCGCTGGCGTTGCTGTCGGCGGCGTCGGCGCTGGCCTGCAGGAGGCTCCACCGCGGACGCCTGCGCAGGCTGCAGGAGTTCGACACCGAGCAGGGCGCCGTGGACGGACTCATCGCCTCCAACGTGGGGGACAGCACTTTAGCC GACCTCCTGGACCATTCGTGCACATCAGGAAGTGGGTCGGGCCTTCCTTTCCTTGTTCAGAGGACAGTTGCCAGGCAGATTAGTCTGATGGAGTGTGTAG GCAAGGGACGGTACGGCGAGGTGTGGCGAGGCCAGTGGCAGGGCGAGAACGTGGCTGTCAAGATCTTCTCCTCCAGGGACGAAAAGTCCTGGTTCCGAGAGACCGAGATCTACAACACTGTTCTCCTGAGACATGAAAATATCCTGG GCTTCATGGGGTCCGACATGACGTCGCGCAACTCCAGCACGCAGCTGTGGCTGATCACACACTACCACGAGAACGGCTCTCTGTACGACTACCTTCAGCGCGTCGCCGTGGAGACGTGCGAGGGCCTGGGCATGGCGGCGTCGGCGGCCAGCGGCCTGGTGCACCTGCACACCGAGATCTTGGGCACCGAGGGCAAGCCGGCCATCGCGCACCGCGACCTGAAGAGCAAGAACATCCTGGTGACTAAGGAGCTGCGCTGCTGCATCGCCGACCTGG GTCTGGCGGTGACGCACTCCCAGGCTGATAACCTGCTGGACGTGGGTAACAACCCCAAAGTGGGCACCAAGCGCTACATGGCCCCCGAGGTGCTGGACGAGAGCATACAGGCGGGGTGCTTCGACGCCTTCAAACGGGTGGACATCTGGGCCTTCGGGCTAGTGCTGTGGGAGATAGCAAGACGAACGTACAGCAACG GTATCGTAGAAGAGTACAAGCCTCCGTTCTACGACCAGGTGCCAAACGACCCGAGCTTCGAGGACATGAGGAAGGTGGTGTGCGTGGAGCAGCAGAGGCCCTTCGTTCCCAATCGCTGGTTCTCCGATCCG ACCCTGTCTTCTCTGGTGAAGCTGATGAAAGAGTGTTGGTACCAGAACCCGTCCGCCCGGCTGACAGCGCTGCGCATCAAGAAGACGCTGGATAAGATTCACAGCTCCCTGGACAAGGTGAAGGATTCGTGA
- the d2hgdh gene encoding D-2-hydroxyglutarate dehydrogenase, mitochondrial, which translates to MLRLRTALKRPLSILGLSTSTDPTVLRHGVACGRRLHDEGNVTKKSPPTAVPERLPFSTVTQEDLDFFQRILPGRTITDPDLLESFNVDWLKSVRGSSEVLLRPQTTQEVSHILSYCNGRNLAVNTQGGNTGLVGGSVPVYDEIVLSTALMNNVLSFDSVSGVLSCQAGCVLEHLSVYLEQQDHIMPLDLGAKGSCHIGGNVATNAGGLRLLRYGSLHGNVLGVEAVLADGQVLDCLSTLRKDNTGYDLKQLFIGSEGTLGVITAVSVLCPRKPKSVHVMFLGCETFEQLLKTFRLCKGMLGEILSAFEFLDSECMRLLSTHLKLDNPICDCPFYVVIETSGSDPRHDEEKLHNFLEEAMTSSLVTDGTLATEESKTKALWSLRERVAEALTHDGFNYKYDVSLPLETIYQLVTDMRARLGGRAKSVIGYGHVGDGNLHLNITSPTRDAALLAAIEPFVYEWTCARRGSVSAEHGLGLKKRNYIYYSKPARAVAVMAGIKGMLDPRGILNPYKTLPDRLQ; encoded by the exons ATGCTCCGACTGAGGACGGCCCTCAAACGGCCCTTGAGCATCCTTGGCTTGTCTACATCAACAg ACCCCACCGTCTTGCGTCACGGTGTGGCCTGTGGTAGGAGGCTCCACGACGAGGGCAATGTCACCAAGAAGTCCCCGCCGACGGCAGTTCCAGAAAGGCTGCCTTTTTCCACAGTGACCCAGGAGGACTTGGACTTCTTTCAGAGGATTCTTCCCGGCAGAACCATTACTGACCCTGACCTGTTGGAGTCGTTTAATGTGGACTGGCTCAAATCTGTCAGAG GTTCCAGTGAGGTGTTGCTGAGACCTCAGACAACACAGGAAGTCTCTCATATTCTCAG CTACTGTAACGGCCGTAACCTGGCGGTGAACACACAAGGCGGCAACACCGGGCTGGTCGGCGGCAGCGTTCCCGTGTACGACGAGATCGTCCTCTCCACCGCTCTCATGAACAACGTCCTGAGCTTTGACAGCGTTTCCG GGGTCCTGAGCTGCCAGGCGGGTTGTGTCCTGGAGCACTTGTCCGTCTACCTGGAGCAGCAGGACCACATTATGCCCCTGGACCTGGGCGCCAAGGGCAGCTGCCACATCGGGGGCAACGTGGCCACCAACGCGGGGGGTTTGCGGCTGCTGCGGTACGGCTCCCTGCACGGCAACGTTCTGGGCGTGGAAGCG GTGTTGGCCGACGGTCAGGTGCTGGACTGCTTGTCCACCCTGAGGAAGGACAACACGGGCTACGACCTCAAGCAGCTCTTCATCGGCTCCGAAGGCACGCTGGGCGTCATCACTGCCGTGTCCGTCCTTTGTCCTCGCAAGCCCAAATCTGTCCATGTTATGTTCCTGG GTTGTGAAACATTTGAACAGCTTCTGAAAACCTTTCGGCTGTGCAAAGGCATGCTGGGAGAAATCCTGTcggcctttgagttcctggacaGCGAATGCATGCGGCTGCTAAGCACTCACCTCAAGCTGGACAACCCCATCTGTG ATTGTCCATTCTACGTGGTGATAGAAACGTCGGGCTCGGACCCGCGACACGACGAGGAGAAGCTCCACAACTTCTTGGAGGAGGCCATGACATCGTCGCTGGTCACCGACGGGACGCTGGCGACGGAAGAGTCCAAAACTAAG GCTTTGTGGTCGCTGCGCGAGCGCGTCGCCGAGGCGCTGACGCACGACGGCTTCAACTACAAGTACGACGTGTCGCTCCCCTTGGAAACCATCTACCAGCTGGTGACCGACATGAGGGCCCGCCTGGGGGGCCGGGCCAAGAGCGTGATAGGATACGGACACGTGG GAGACGGGAACCTCCACCTGAACATCACTTCTCCCACCAGAGACGCCGCTCTGCTGGCCGCCATCGAGCCGTTCGTGTACGAGTGGACGTGCGCCCGGCGAGGCAGCGTGAGCGCCGAACACGGCCTGGGACTCAAGAAGAGGAACTACATCTACTACAGCAAGCCCGCCCGTGCGGTGGCGGTCATGGCGGGCATCAAGGGCATGCTGGACCCTCGCGGCATCCTCAACCCGTACAAGACTTTACCTGACAGATTGCAGTGA
- the LOC133488088 gene encoding RNA polymerase II elongation factor ELL-like isoform X3, with product MLEENRGYGLSTGSSLANVSVFHLKLTDSAATAISNLRHQHDKTSLAPPTICFNGNQGKITIPCSESGGDARVFMFGVTNVACDNPQGSFDCIQQLCSGSVQKLSCLGVIQKKMTVRATDDSYDKALQSMAQAEEENRSRGAIVIKQGGRFKQGKKVTVRAPAPALASLSKPRRTAKTLLPGGGNVKAVAIGSKGRKGVCVSNGRCDVHRRPIRERVTHLLALRPYRKPELMLRLQKDGLTPLDKNMLDSVLNDVGHLNSRDNTLVLKDCLYKELQKDWPGYTSGDQQLFKRILVRRLFQPQQNLFAVPETQVSPLRDTPNSSPAHRPKPALAEEYTDPLVSKKTRISHLTRKAAVALGDDSRSVRSLDPRRLLDSLSTACGQKAETTDPAPDVDRNTVKRKSSKHREQKEEKKRGGKERKTETSSADLTTQVAGDRTEAAFVTLDPDGLQAAEQSTDYLTTYTEISSPAQRQRYKEEFNKEYSEYRDLHARIDGVTRQFMELDTQLKQLHHDSHKYKSNPNYSQDRVRCQYLHNKLAHIKKLISKFDQRQLEQHSAPN from the exons ATGCTGGAGGAGAACCGCGGCTACGGGCTGTCCACCGGCAGCTCGTTGGCGAACGTCTCCGTGTTTCACCTCAAACTAACTGACAGCGCGGCGACAGCCATTAGCAACCTCCGCCACCAACACGACAAG ACTTCATTGGCACCTCCCACCATCTGTTTCAATGGAAACCAAGGG AAAATCACAATTCCCTGCTCCGAGAGTGGCGGCGACGCCAGGGTCTTCATGTTCGGCGTCACCAACGTTGCCTGTGACAATCCACAGGGCAGCTTCGACTGCATCCAGCAACTTTGCTCCGG CTCTGTGCAGAAGCTGTCGTGTCTGGGCGTGATCCAGAAGAAGATGACTGTGAGGGCCACGGACGACTCGTACGACAAAGCCCTGCAGAGCATGGCGCAGGCCGAGGAGGAGAACCGCAGCCGGGGGGCCATCGTCATTAAGCAGGGAGGACGCTTCAAGCAAG GGAAGAAGGTGACGGTGCGCGCCCCGGCCCCGGCACTGGCCAGCCTGAGCAAACCCCGTCGGACGGCCAAGACCCTCCTCCCGGGCGGCGGCAACGTCAAAGCGGTTGCCATCGGGTCCAAGGGCAGGAAAGGTGTCTGTGTGTCCAACGGGAGGTGCGACGTGCACCGGCGGCCCATCAGAGAGAGGGTGACGCACCTGCTGGCCCTCAGGCCCTACAGGAAGCCAGAGCTCATGTTGAGACTACAGAAGGACGGCCTGACGCCACTTGATAAAAACATGCTGGACTCCGTGCTCAATGAT GTGGGACATCTTAATAGCAGGGACAACACGTTGGTGTTGAAGGACTGCCTGTACAAGGAGCTGCAGAAGGACTGGCCCGGGTACACGTCAGGAGACCAGCAGCTCTTCAAACGAATCCTTGTCAG GAGATTGTTCCAGCCTCAACAGAACCTCTTCGCCGTCCCCGAGACCCAGGTTAGCCCGCTGCGGGACACGCCCAACTCGTCGCCGGCGCACCGTCCCAAACCGGCCCTGGCCGAGGAGTACACGGACCCTCTGGTCAGCAAGAAGACCAGGATATCGCACTTGACCCGCAAAGCCGCCGTGGCGCTGGGCGACGACAGCCGTTCCGTGCGCTCGCTGGACCCCCGCAGGCTTTTGGACTCGTTGTCGACGGCCTGCGGACAGAAAGCGGAGACGACCGATCCGGCCCCTGACGTGGACAGAAACACCGTCAAAAGGAAGAGCAGCAAACACAGAGAACAG aaggaggagaagaagagagGTGGCAAAGAAAGGAAAACGGAGACCAGTTCAGCTGATCTAACCACTCAAGTAGCTGGTGACCGTACAG AAGCTGCTTTTGTGACGTTAGACCCCGATGGCCTACAAGCTGCCGAGCAGAGCACTGATTATTTAAC GACGTACACTGAGATCAGCAGTCCCGCTCAGCGTCAGCGCTACAAGGAGGAGTTCAACAAGGAGTACAGCGAGTACCGAGACCTCCACGCCCGCATCGACGGCGTCACCCGCCAATTCATGGAGCTGGACACGCAGCTCAAGCAGCTCCACCACGATTCGCACAAATACAAG TCCAACCCGAACTACAGCCAGGACCGTGTCCGCTGTCAGTACCTCCACAATAAGCTGGCTCACATCAAGAAACTCATATCAAAGTTCGACCAGCGGCAACTAGAGCAGCATTCTGCCCCCAACTga
- the LOC133488088 gene encoding RNA polymerase II elongation factor ELL-like isoform X1 → MLEENRGYGLSTGSSLANVSVFHLKLTDSAATAISNLRHQHDKTSLAPPTICFNGNQGKITIPCSESGGDARVFMFGVTNVACDNPQGSFDCIQQLCSGSVQKLSCLGVIQKKMTVRATDDSYDKALQSMAQAEEENRSRGAIVIKQGGRFKQGKKVTVRAPAPALASLSKPRRTAKTLLPGGGNVKAVAIGSKGRKGVCVSNGRCDVHRRPIRERVTHLLALRPYRKPELMLRLQKDGLTPLDKNMLDSVLNDVGHLNSRDNTLVLKDCLYKELQKDWPGYTSGDQQLFKRILVRRLFQPQQNLFAVPETQVSPLRDTPNSSPAHRPKPALAEEYTDPLVSKKTRISHLTRKAAVALGDDSRSVRSLDPRRLLDSLSTACGQKAETTDPAPDVDRNTVKRKSSKHREQKEEKKRGGKERKTETSSADLTTQVAGDRTEAAFVTLDPDGLQAAEQSTDYLTTYTEISSPAQRQRYKEEFNKEYSEYRDLHARIDGVTRQFMELDTQLKQLHHDSHKYKTIHNQIVHDYRQIKKSNPNYSQDRVRCQYLHNKLAHIKKLISKFDQRQLEQHSAPN, encoded by the exons ATGCTGGAGGAGAACCGCGGCTACGGGCTGTCCACCGGCAGCTCGTTGGCGAACGTCTCCGTGTTTCACCTCAAACTAACTGACAGCGCGGCGACAGCCATTAGCAACCTCCGCCACCAACACGACAAG ACTTCATTGGCACCTCCCACCATCTGTTTCAATGGAAACCAAGGG AAAATCACAATTCCCTGCTCCGAGAGTGGCGGCGACGCCAGGGTCTTCATGTTCGGCGTCACCAACGTTGCCTGTGACAATCCACAGGGCAGCTTCGACTGCATCCAGCAACTTTGCTCCGG CTCTGTGCAGAAGCTGTCGTGTCTGGGCGTGATCCAGAAGAAGATGACTGTGAGGGCCACGGACGACTCGTACGACAAAGCCCTGCAGAGCATGGCGCAGGCCGAGGAGGAGAACCGCAGCCGGGGGGCCATCGTCATTAAGCAGGGAGGACGCTTCAAGCAAG GGAAGAAGGTGACGGTGCGCGCCCCGGCCCCGGCACTGGCCAGCCTGAGCAAACCCCGTCGGACGGCCAAGACCCTCCTCCCGGGCGGCGGCAACGTCAAAGCGGTTGCCATCGGGTCCAAGGGCAGGAAAGGTGTCTGTGTGTCCAACGGGAGGTGCGACGTGCACCGGCGGCCCATCAGAGAGAGGGTGACGCACCTGCTGGCCCTCAGGCCCTACAGGAAGCCAGAGCTCATGTTGAGACTACAGAAGGACGGCCTGACGCCACTTGATAAAAACATGCTGGACTCCGTGCTCAATGAT GTGGGACATCTTAATAGCAGGGACAACACGTTGGTGTTGAAGGACTGCCTGTACAAGGAGCTGCAGAAGGACTGGCCCGGGTACACGTCAGGAGACCAGCAGCTCTTCAAACGAATCCTTGTCAG GAGATTGTTCCAGCCTCAACAGAACCTCTTCGCCGTCCCCGAGACCCAGGTTAGCCCGCTGCGGGACACGCCCAACTCGTCGCCGGCGCACCGTCCCAAACCGGCCCTGGCCGAGGAGTACACGGACCCTCTGGTCAGCAAGAAGACCAGGATATCGCACTTGACCCGCAAAGCCGCCGTGGCGCTGGGCGACGACAGCCGTTCCGTGCGCTCGCTGGACCCCCGCAGGCTTTTGGACTCGTTGTCGACGGCCTGCGGACAGAAAGCGGAGACGACCGATCCGGCCCCTGACGTGGACAGAAACACCGTCAAAAGGAAGAGCAGCAAACACAGAGAACAG aaggaggagaagaagagagGTGGCAAAGAAAGGAAAACGGAGACCAGTTCAGCTGATCTAACCACTCAAGTAGCTGGTGACCGTACAG AAGCTGCTTTTGTGACGTTAGACCCCGATGGCCTACAAGCTGCCGAGCAGAGCACTGATTATTTAAC GACGTACACTGAGATCAGCAGTCCCGCTCAGCGTCAGCGCTACAAGGAGGAGTTCAACAAGGAGTACAGCGAGTACCGAGACCTCCACGCCCGCATCGACGGCGTCACCCGCCAATTCATGGAGCTGGACACGCAGCTCAAGCAGCTCCACCACGATTCGCACAAATACAAG ACTATTCACAATCAGATCGTCCATGATTATCGCCAAATAAAAAAG TCCAACCCGAACTACAGCCAGGACCGTGTCCGCTGTCAGTACCTCCACAATAAGCTGGCTCACATCAAGAAACTCATATCAAAGTTCGACCAGCGGCAACTAGAGCAGCATTCTGCCCCCAACTga
- the LOC133488088 gene encoding RNA polymerase II elongation factor ELL-like isoform X2, with the protein MLEENRGYGLSTGSSLANVSVFHLKLTDSAATAISNLRHQHDKTSLAPPTICFNGNQGKITIPCSESGGDARVFMFGVTNVACDNPQGSFDCIQQLCSGSVQKLSCLGVIQKKMTVRATDDSYDKALQSMAQAEEENRSRGAIVIKQGGRFKQGKKVTVRAPAPALASLSKPRRTAKTLLPGGGNVKAVAIGSKGRKGVCVSNGRCDVHRRPIRERVTHLLALRPYRKPELMLRLQKDGLTPLDKNMLDSVLNDVGHLNSRDNTLVLKDCLYKELQKDWPGYTSGDQQLFKRILVRRLFQPQQNLFAVPETQVSPLRDTPNSSPAHRPKPALAEEYTDPLVSKKTRISHLTRKAAVALGDDSRSVRSLDPRRLLDSLSTACGQKAETTDPAPDVDRNTVKRKSSKHREQEEKKRGGKERKTETSSADLTTQVAGDRTEAAFVTLDPDGLQAAEQSTDYLTTYTEISSPAQRQRYKEEFNKEYSEYRDLHARIDGVTRQFMELDTQLKQLHHDSHKYKTIHNQIVHDYRQIKKSNPNYSQDRVRCQYLHNKLAHIKKLISKFDQRQLEQHSAPN; encoded by the exons ATGCTGGAGGAGAACCGCGGCTACGGGCTGTCCACCGGCAGCTCGTTGGCGAACGTCTCCGTGTTTCACCTCAAACTAACTGACAGCGCGGCGACAGCCATTAGCAACCTCCGCCACCAACACGACAAG ACTTCATTGGCACCTCCCACCATCTGTTTCAATGGAAACCAAGGG AAAATCACAATTCCCTGCTCCGAGAGTGGCGGCGACGCCAGGGTCTTCATGTTCGGCGTCACCAACGTTGCCTGTGACAATCCACAGGGCAGCTTCGACTGCATCCAGCAACTTTGCTCCGG CTCTGTGCAGAAGCTGTCGTGTCTGGGCGTGATCCAGAAGAAGATGACTGTGAGGGCCACGGACGACTCGTACGACAAAGCCCTGCAGAGCATGGCGCAGGCCGAGGAGGAGAACCGCAGCCGGGGGGCCATCGTCATTAAGCAGGGAGGACGCTTCAAGCAAG GGAAGAAGGTGACGGTGCGCGCCCCGGCCCCGGCACTGGCCAGCCTGAGCAAACCCCGTCGGACGGCCAAGACCCTCCTCCCGGGCGGCGGCAACGTCAAAGCGGTTGCCATCGGGTCCAAGGGCAGGAAAGGTGTCTGTGTGTCCAACGGGAGGTGCGACGTGCACCGGCGGCCCATCAGAGAGAGGGTGACGCACCTGCTGGCCCTCAGGCCCTACAGGAAGCCAGAGCTCATGTTGAGACTACAGAAGGACGGCCTGACGCCACTTGATAAAAACATGCTGGACTCCGTGCTCAATGAT GTGGGACATCTTAATAGCAGGGACAACACGTTGGTGTTGAAGGACTGCCTGTACAAGGAGCTGCAGAAGGACTGGCCCGGGTACACGTCAGGAGACCAGCAGCTCTTCAAACGAATCCTTGTCAG GAGATTGTTCCAGCCTCAACAGAACCTCTTCGCCGTCCCCGAGACCCAGGTTAGCCCGCTGCGGGACACGCCCAACTCGTCGCCGGCGCACCGTCCCAAACCGGCCCTGGCCGAGGAGTACACGGACCCTCTGGTCAGCAAGAAGACCAGGATATCGCACTTGACCCGCAAAGCCGCCGTGGCGCTGGGCGACGACAGCCGTTCCGTGCGCTCGCTGGACCCCCGCAGGCTTTTGGACTCGTTGTCGACGGCCTGCGGACAGAAAGCGGAGACGACCGATCCGGCCCCTGACGTGGACAGAAACACCGTCAAAAGGAAGAGCAGCAAACACAGAGAACAG gaggagaagaagagagGTGGCAAAGAAAGGAAAACGGAGACCAGTTCAGCTGATCTAACCACTCAAGTAGCTGGTGACCGTACAG AAGCTGCTTTTGTGACGTTAGACCCCGATGGCCTACAAGCTGCCGAGCAGAGCACTGATTATTTAAC GACGTACACTGAGATCAGCAGTCCCGCTCAGCGTCAGCGCTACAAGGAGGAGTTCAACAAGGAGTACAGCGAGTACCGAGACCTCCACGCCCGCATCGACGGCGTCACCCGCCAATTCATGGAGCTGGACACGCAGCTCAAGCAGCTCCACCACGATTCGCACAAATACAAG ACTATTCACAATCAGATCGTCCATGATTATCGCCAAATAAAAAAG TCCAACCCGAACTACAGCCAGGACCGTGTCCGCTGTCAGTACCTCCACAATAAGCTGGCTCACATCAAGAAACTCATATCAAAGTTCGACCAGCGGCAACTAGAGCAGCATTCTGCCCCCAACTga